GATGGCCAAGCTGCTCCGGGAGAACACCACGCTGCTCAAGCTGGGCTACCACTTCGAGCTGGCCGGGCCTCGCATGACCGTCACCAACCTGCTCAGCCGCAACATGGACCGGCAGCGGCAGAAGCGGCTGCAAGGGCGGCGCGCGCGGGAGGCCCGCGCGGGGGAGGCGCTGCCGGAggagccccgggccgggaggcCCTCCCCGCGGCCGCCGCCCAGCGCCGCCCCCAAGAGCTCCCCGGGGCAGGGGGGCGCCCCGGCCGCGccgccccccccgccgcccctcaCGGAGACCCCGAAGAGCTCGCTCTCGCCGGCCACCCAGCGGAAGCTGGGCGACAGGGGCCTCCCCGCCCAGGAGAACTCCCGGGACCAGCTGCTGGCCGCCATCCGCTCCAGCAACCTCAAGCAGCTCAAGAAGGTGAGTGCGCGCGCtcgggcgcggcgcggcgcggggctgggaggggccgGCCCACCCCGCGGCCCCCTGCGCAGGCTGGCCGCCCGCCTCCCCCGCGAGGGAGTCCGGCCTTCCTCTCGGGGGCCCCCTtcagcccctccccctgcagcGAAACCCGCTTCTCCCAGAAATGGAGAAGCAGCTTcagaccctccctccctcccccattcccccaACGCAAACGGCCTTTGTTTTCCTAACTCCCTCCCGGGACCAGCCAAGTCCTACAGGTCAGTTCATCCCAAAGGTCTTCGGGAAGCGGTCTGTCCCTGGAGGCCCTGCTTCTCAAGGCTCGGCCTCCCTGGGTGGTAGAGGCTCGGTCCTCGGCCCGGCTGACCCCGCCCCTACGCGGTCACTCCTGGGACACCGCACAACCTCGACTGTAACCCCAGGGTCGTTCGATGGCATCGGGTTTTCACAGAAGAGGGAAAGGGGTGCCTATGTCCACACTTCATCTCGTCGTGAGCCCAGCACGAAAGGAGGAGACAGGGATTCCAGAGGACCCCGCTGGGTTCCCTCCTCTAAACCGCCTCTGCTCTGCCCGGACAGGTGGAGGTGCCCAAGCTGCTGCAGTAGGACCGGGCTGCAGGCGCCACCCGCGACGCCGCGCCTGCCCAGGCCCCGCTTCCCAGGGCCGCACAGACCCCGCCCACCACGCCGGCTGACCTGCTCTGGACGTCCCTGCCCTGCCGTGGGAGAGCTGGAGGCCTGGGCCAGCTCCGGGAAGGATGCCTTCTctccttgctttccttttcttgtctctgAGGCTCTCCACAAATGTCTCGCACCTGGAGCTGAGGTTTCTGGACAAGAAGAGTCCTTTCAGCACGTGACCGAGAAGATGGCAAGCCTGGGGCCCGGCACGCCTGGGGCCCATGCGGCTGGTAGGCTGCCGAAGTCCTAGCATCCAGGAACGATGTCTCCCAGGGACCACGTGACCCGCCCGGGACCACGTGACCCGCCCGGGACCACGTGACCCACCCGGCTGCACTGCCCCGCCAGGGCCAGGATTCAGGCCTCTGAGGAGCCCTTGGGGCAAAAGGCCGCTGGGCTGCTGGCTCTCTGTGTGCTGCAAGCCTGGAAGACTGGAGGGCCAGGGGcccagggaagagggaggaggggctgaggaCACCCCCCAAGCCCCTCCCAGCTAATCAGAGGACATGGCAGGGGCAGCGagcctggtgggggggggggggggctccagACATGaggagaggacagacagcagcTGGACCTGAAGGTTCGATGCCAAAGCAGACATTTCCTCACACCCACCTGCTGCTGTATAAATAGCTGTGTATCTCTTTTTCCATAAGATTTTGATAATATATACGAGCCTTTAGCTGTGCGTGGCTGtgctcacctctgtgctgtccCGAGGGTCCCGCCCGATACTCACCTGGGCTCCCTGGGGGGCTCCAGAAGCTCAGGTTCCCTGCCGTGCTTCCCCAGGCTGCCACACCCGAGCTCCCATCCGCAGAAAGCAGAGTGTGAGGAAAAGGCTCAGACAGAGGGGAGGGCTCCCGCTGGCCTGGCTGTCCAGGCCCTGGGGTCACTGGGCAGAGCCGCCGTCGGGGTGGCAGGGCGCTGGGATGGCTATATTAGGCGTGTTCTGGGCGCTCCTCTGTGACTCTCCCTAACCGCGGGCTCCAGCCACCTCCCCCCGGCAGCCCCCCAGGCCACTGGGGAGCAGTGCCCACACGGCTGTGCCCCCCTGCCCCACGCCCTCCATCCCCGATATAGCAAAGGCATCTCTCTGGTTTGATCGGCTAAAGGGGCTGCACCCCTGTCGCTGGGGAACTGCCACGTGGGTGTGGGTCAGATATAGGCTTGCTTGCAGCTTCCCGTCTGCAGGGCGGAGGTGGGGCGTCCCTGCGCCGAAGCGGGACCCCTGAGCTAGGTCTGGCCAGAAACAGAGCacagcctggtccgggaagcagAGAGCTCAGAACCCAGGGcgcaccctgccccctccccccacccacgcGCCTGTCCCCCAGAAACCCAACCAAGGCCAGGCCGGAGCGGGACACACTGCCGCCCCCAAGTTAAGCGCAGCAAGTCCGCGGGCCGAGGCTGCAGCTCTGTGAGCCGGACCGACGTCGCCTCCGCGTCGCAGACAAAGCCTGGCCCAGAGAGTGTGACACGAGCCGCGACCACTCAGCTCATCAGGAGCCCGAGTTCCGCCCCGGAGCTGCTCCTGGTGACGCCCCGTCCCGGCACCGACAAGGGCAGGTGAAGGGGCTCAGGTGGCCTAAGCGACCCCGCCCGCCAGGGTCCAGATCCTAGACTTCCAGCTGGACCTGTCGCTTTAGGGCGTGACACACTTAACTCAAGATTAGCCGACAGAAAACCACCTTCTGCTATTCCTGGGCCGCCAGGGGCACCGCCCTCCCCCtccgccctcccccctccccgctccgCGGGGGCCTCCGCAGGCCGATGACGTCTTCCCTTCcgagcctggggtgggggcgcAGCGCCACCTGGCGGACGCCGCGAACCCGGGCCTTCTGCCGCGCAGCGTTCCGAGCCCGGAGGCTGGACGGCCGGACCTGGCGCCGCCCAACTGCGCGgaggcctgggggcgggggcggggcgatCGGGAGCGTCCTCGGGGCGCGGGTGCTCTGGGATCCGCTGAATTGAGGGGAGGGGTTGCAAGGCGGGGCAAACGACCTGACAGCTGATGGATccggattcaaacccaggtttccTGCCGACTTGGGCCAGGAGGCTCCCCCAGGGCCCTCCGGCCGCCGgactctcccccaccccatccaggAGTCCATCTGAGActggccccaggccctgcccgcAGGACAAgtgccccccctcccccatcccctcgcCGGGCCTGGGGGCTGTGTGTACAAGCTGGGGCCCAGGCCCTGGAGGCACCGGGCCTGCAGGGCTATTCGGCCCACTTCCTGTCGTTAGGAGGCCCAGGCCGGGCGTCGGGACCAAGGCCACTCAGGTGGCTTCTGTAAGAAGCGTAAGATCCGAACGCAGGTCACCCACCAAGATCACCCAGCCTGGATAGGCACGTGCCAGCTGCctgctggggagggcaggggagggggacaggCTGCTGGCCTGGGCAGGGTGCCCCTCAGCCTTCTTGCCCGTGCTCTACCTGCCCTACCTGGCCATgcaccttccccccacccctcggCCCCCTTCTGCAGGCCTCACCCCCTCCTttatcccacccacccaccagcgCTCCCCTTTCTTGCGGACCTCTGGCTCCTGGCCTGACTGTATGCCAAGTACCTGGGCCCTAGCCCCCTCCCTGTCCTCCCGCGCTGGCCTCAGCACGCCCACCACCGCAGCATCCCCGCAGTGCAGGCCGGAGGGCTTCGTGTAAGACCTCCCCTCAGGTCCCCGCCGGTCCCTCCCAGCCTAGCAGGACCCCCCTTTCGCTCGGATCCTCCCACCGCACCCCGTGTTGTAGGGTGTCTGCCGGTTTTCCGGGGTGCTGGTGCAGGAGCAGCTGTGCCCGTCCCCTGGTGAGGAGCTGGGCCACGGAGGACGTGGCGCTTTTGGAGACAGGGTGCTGTCTTGTTTTAAAAACTAGAGAACGTGAGAGGGcccttctctctgctccccaCGTGTGAAAGCTACACTCGGTCACGGTCTCCCCTTTTCTGAGAATTCTCTTATTTTCAGTGCCCTGCAGAGTTAATTGACTGGAAGTCTTGGGGACAGCGTTGCAGGAGGCAGCTCTGATTGGGATAAACTTGACTCCCCTCCCAGACTACAGAGCAATTTTTAATTGACCCCAGGCTGTTGCAAAAGGATAATTAGTTCTGACCTGCATGGCCTTGCATTCATTTACACGTCATTTCTCAGGGAAACTCAGAAATCTTATCCTGCCAATCTCCTCCACCTCCCAGcttcaggagagagagagggggacagTCCGAACCTTGGAGTGACCTGGTGACCGCCTCTCCCAGCGTGAGGGCAGAACCTGCGGCTGGAAGCCAGGCCactcgtggcccctcccgcctcTCTGCCCCCCCATCCTCAGGGAAAAGGTGGACTTGCAGCTGTGGTCCCAGCTCTGGCCTCAGCAGCGCTAGCTTCCCCTCCACTGGGTCAGGTCCGGGGACAGAGGTCTGACCCTGGTCCCCACGCAGCTGGCCCAGGAGCTCCCCGCCTGGGCTGCGTGACAAGAGCCTCCAGGGGGCCCCGGGCGTGGTTACCACGATGGCCATCCAGACGAGGCTGCCGGGGGCCCAGAGGCCTGAGGAGACCCAAGGGCAAGCAGGTTGCAGTGGGACTGGAGGACCGCGGACGGAGGGGAGGGGCGCTGAGCCGAGGGGCTTGGGAAGGGGGAGATGGCGGACTGGGTGGCTGTCCAAGCTGAGTTGGCACTTTTCCCACTTGAATTAAAAACTGGCCCGCGTCCTCGGTAGGTGAGGtcaggggggcggggaggggagctgCCTGGCCCAGCAGAGACACAGAATTGGGCCTGGGTGCCCCGTGCCTTGGGCTCCCCTGATGCTCCAAGGCAGCTGAGAGCACCTGGCCAGGCTGGCTCCTCTGAGGTGGAAGGGCGGACCTGACCAAGCTTCCTGTCCACGGTTCACCCTCAGGGCAGCCCTGAGGCAGCAGCgcattctacagatgaggcagCTGAGACCTGCAACTTTGGGAGACACAGGGGGGCGGGGCCCGAGTGTGAGTCCCAGTGTACCGAGTGGGGGCAGGAGCCCTTGGGCAGCTGGCGGTGCCTCACTGGCCGGCCCCTCGTGGGGAATCTGTAACCAACGAGCACCCTCTTCCCTGCAGTGGCGAGCTCCGCCTCCCCGGCTCTGGGAACCGGCCCGGGGAGCCCTCAGCCTGGGGGCCCCGGCCTGCGCTCCAGCCCTGGCACCCGCCCTCCCCTGCTGCAGGGCTGTGGGGCTGCCGGCAGAGCCAGGAAGCTGTGCGTGGCCCAGTGACACAACCCACATGACATGTCATTACAGCTTTAATCCAGCAGCCGGAGCACGGCCCGTGGGGGTGCCAGGAGGAGGGCTTCGGCCCACGGCTGGTGGGGCCCCCTCAGCCCACGACGGGCAAACGGGAGCGGCCCAGCCTTCCCAgctggggtcccaggaggagaaggacTAAAAGAAAGCAGGGGCTGTGACCCAGGCTTTCCTGTCCTTCCCGCAGCCCGGGCCCTCCCCAGCCGGCCCTCATTCACCGCCCAGTTCCAGCTCAGCCCCCGATGCTCTCCCTGGGGCTCTGCTCCCAGAAGGTCTCAGGGCGCGGCTCGGTCTGGGGCCTGGCGAGTAGAGGACCCTGCCCACCCCGGGCCGGATGCAGGTTCAGGAGGGGGCGTCCCTGCGGGGCGGCAGAGGCGTAGCTGGCTGCTCAGGCTCCCGGGTAGGAGGGCTGGGGTGGCATATATGGGGGAggagctgcaagccaaggagacagGATGAGGGTCACGGCGGCACGGGAGGGCGCAAAGGAACCCCTGACCGCGGGGCCACGCAGGACCCACGGGGCCAAGGCAGCCTGGAGGTCTGGGAGAAGGACTCGGTTGTGAGGGCCCGGGGGGCGGGCAGGTGGGAGCAAAGGGCTCACTCACCTGCAGGGTTGTAGACGGGGGGCCCCGCCGGGTAGAGTGGATACTGGGGCGCAGGACCGCTGGGTGGGTACATGAAGCCAGGCTGTGGGGCTGCAGGGCCAGCTTTGGGGTCCTGGGGGTACGGGTACACCGGCTGCACTGGGATGCCTGTCATTGGGATCTCCTGGCCTAGGTGGGGGACAAGGACCAGCGTTCAGGGCCCCGCCTCCAGGGGAAGCGGCCTCCTCCGGCCCGGGAGGCCCTGCCGCCTCTGCTCCCAGGCCCTGCTCCACCGAGTCCAGCAGGGAGCCTGCGGGTGGCCCCGGCTGGTCAGTCTGGGTTCAGCAGTTTGCTCCCTCAGGGGGTTTCAGCGACCTCCTGGGCCAGAGAGCGCGGCCTAGGGAGCGTCTTACCTGGGCAAGGAGATGGCGGCTGTGGGCGGGAATCTTGCAGCCCAGCAGAGCTGCCCGCAACGGGGTCCTCCCACACGATCCCCCGCCCGGGGGGCGCCGTTCTCACGCCCAGCAGTCTGGGCTTATGCGCAGTCACACGCCAAGTCAGGCACACGTCCTCCGGAGCACCGAGCGCGCCCACGATGCTCACGCTCTAGGCCCCGCCCCGAGTGCGTCCTAAGAGCCAAGCGCATGCGCAAACCCAGGGCACACACGCTGCTGCTGGCAAACGGGGCGGGCGCAATCGTGTATACCAGTCCAGCGTTCACACATGCCCCTGCACTCTCCTGTTTCTGGGGTTGCATGCTGGCAAGTGTGTGTCTGCAAGCACACGCTGCTGCAGAACCCCACCCCCTTGACCTCCGGTGCCCACCGTGGGTGTCAGCCTGGCCCGGCTCAGGCTCTCCTGCCCCGTCCCACACGGACGCACCTTCAAATGGGCTCTGCAGCTGCTGGCGCCGGCGGTACAGGTAGCAACAGGAACAGAGGAAGCAGCAGATGGTGGTGGCGACCACGGCCACGAAGAGGATCACGGCGGAGGCGATGCCCGCTATGGTTTTGGGACTTAGACAAAGAACAGGTCCCCTCACCTTCCAGCCTCGAAGGGGGGTCCTCACCACGCTGCCGGTAACACTGGGCTCAGAGCCCTGGACAGCAGGGGCCCACCACAGACCGAGATGTGGGTCTCCTGGTGGGGCTGCGGCCTACCGGTGTGGGCAGATCTTAGGGGGCCACACTTCCCGGAAGGCCAGGCAGCCTGCTGGTCAGAGAGCGGCCGACGGGGATGTGGGGTGTGCGCCCCCGTCCATGACTGGTTAGACTCCAGCACGGCGGCCCTCAAAGCCCCCTGGGAAATGATCCAGAGCTGTTTTCTCAGATCCCACTTTAATCACAGCCTCCCTATACCTGTTCTATATGTCCGCGTCCCCTCCAATaagaagtttgaaaaccactcatTGTGTCCCCCCCTTTTCATGGAGAGGAAACAGTGACCCACCCAGGACATGTCCTCCCCAAGATCATGCAGCTGGCGAGCAGAAGACCTGGGAATCAGACCCCTGTCTCCCATCTTCCGGCCGGAGCTCCACTGCACCCCAGCTCCACTGCGCCCGGAGCCCCACTGCGCCCGGAGCCCCACTGCGCCAGAGCTCCACTGCGCCCGGAGCCCCACTGCGCCCGGACCTCCACTGCGCCCGGAGCCCCACTGCGCCCCAGCTCCACTGAGCCCGGAGCCCCACTGTGCCCCAGCTCCACTGCGCCCGGAGCCCCACTGCGCCCGAGCTCCACTGCGCCCGGAGCCCCACTGCGCCCGAGCCCCACTGcgcccggatgcgcaggcccagagcGAGCGGAGGGCTCAGCCCAGCCAGCGGTGCCCACATGACGGTAACTAGCCGGCCCCTCCGGGAACTCCGCAGCCCCGGCGCTACAGCCCCGCTCCGTGCCCAAGCCGGAGCCCTGGGTGTGGGCTAAGAATGTGGAGGAGGACAAGGGGCGGAGGGCCGGAGCCCACCTGAAGGCCAGGCAGTGCTTCTGCTGCCTCTCGGTGATGAGCAAGGTCAGGTCCCGGCAGCAGTACCGCTGGTAGCACGTCCCGCAGCAGAAGGTGAAGAACTCGCAGCTGAAGCCCGGATGCCAGGAGCCATTCCGGTCTAGGTACCATAGGCAGTCCTCGCCGGCCAGCGCTGCGGGCACGGACGGGGGTACCCAGTGGCCGCCCAGCCCCACTCCCACTCCCCGGAGCTCCACCCAGGTCCCTGCGCCCAGAGGCCTCTGCCCGGAGCGGCCCCTGGGGTCGGCCCCACGCCCAGCACCCGCCGCCCTCACCTCCCGCGGACCCCGCAACGCCGGGGCGcggtctcccccagggtctccggGACCGCGCGCCGAGACCGCCCCCGCTCCCCCGGCCCTTACCCAGGGGCGCCCCCAGCACCAGGAGCGCGATCGCGGCGAGCGGCGCGGCCCCGCGGAGCCCGGCGGGCGGCATGGCGGGGCGCGGGGAGCGGCGCGGGGCGCGCAGGACGACGCCGGCCGCCCAGCTCCGCGGGGCCAGCGCGCCCGCCGGCTCCTCTCCACCTACTCTGGGCGGGGCTCGGCCGGTCGGCACTGACCCtgcccccgcgccccgcccctccGGGCTCCGCCCCGGACACGCCCCGAGCGGGCTCCTCCTTCCATGTTCCCCAGGGACCAGTGGCTGCTGGGCGCTGCGGCCGCCCGGGCCCGCCCCCTGCCTCGGCCCAATCGGCGTCCCGGGCCCCAGAAGCCCTGATCCTGGTGCCACCTCCGAGTGCTCAGGCACAGCGGCCAACCCTGACCTTCCCTGTGCGGGACCTCCTCTGCCCCAGTGTCCAGCCCAGGACATCCTGCGGCGGCGGGAGGAGAGCGAGGAGCCGGGGgtcaccccgcccccaccccagaaCACAGGCGCCCATTGAGAGGCAGCTCAGAGCAGCTTTGTCCCCGCCGGGCCCACAGGCCTGGACCCTGCCAGCTGCGCTGGCTCCCTGAGtggccccttccccctcctccgaGTGGACAGCCCTGACACGCGCCAGCCTATGGCCTCACCAGTCCGGATGGCAGACAGCTGGGGCCACCTGGGGACCATCCAGTCCGACACCCTTGACAGTGAAAACCCCTTTCTTCACAAAGCAGCCCCGCAGAGATACTGCAGTAGCCAGAGAGCATAGggaggccctgccctgccccccacttCCGTAGGGGGTCATCAATCTCCTTACAAGTTGGTACTGAGTACTGGTA
This genomic stretch from Kogia breviceps isolate mKogBre1 chromosome 1, mKogBre1 haplotype 1, whole genome shotgun sequence harbors:
- the SHISA4 gene encoding protein shisa-4 isoform X2 produces the protein MPPAGLRGAAPLAAIALLVLGAPLALAGEDCLWYLDRNGSWHPGFSCEFFTFCCGTCYQRYCCRDLTLLITERQQKHCLAFSPKTIAGIASAVILFVAVVATTICCFLCSCCYLYRRRQQLQSPFEGQEIPMTGIPVQPVYPYPQDPKAGPAAPQPGFMYPPSGPAPQYPLYPAGPPVYNPAVAGLSCLICRMRCCLRAALRVNRGQEAWSGPPFHLRGASLARCSQLPWSIRGAQGTGHPGPILCLCWARQLPSPPP
- the SHISA4 gene encoding protein shisa-4 isoform X1, encoding MPPAGLRGAAPLAAIALLVLGAPLALAGEDCLWYLDRNGSWHPGFSCEFFTFCCGTCYQRYCCRDLTLLITERQQKHCLAFSPKTIAGIASAVILFVAVVATTICCFLCSCCYLYRRRQQLQSPFEGQEIPMTGIPVQPVYPYPQDPKAGPAAPQPGFMYPPSGPAPQYPLYPAGPPVYNPAAPPPYMPPQPSYPGA